The following proteins are co-located in the Cereibacter sphaeroides 2.4.1 genome:
- a CDS encoding 3-hydroxyacyl-CoA dehydrogenase, translating to MSVGVIGTGFVGRGWAICLARAGHEVRLWDPAPDAAEAARTYIAEMLPDLAAADLLGGRAPDAVLERIRVAPDMATAVRGARHIQESAPEDLLLKTALFAELDALADPGAVIASSSSALLPSAFTEGLAGAGRCLVAHPVNPPHLIPLVELVPAPWTDEETLARTETLMREIGQSPVRLEREVDGFLLNRIQAAVLDEAFRLVDAGLASADAVDACLRDGLALRWVFMGPFETIDLNAPEGVRDYVARYQPMFRRLTDTMRESADWSGPVLDRIEADRRARLPQEALRARQMWRDRRLMALAAFRRQSLQS from the coding sequence ATGTCGGTGGGAGTGATTGGAACCGGCTTCGTCGGCCGGGGCTGGGCGATCTGCCTTGCCCGGGCCGGCCACGAGGTCCGGCTGTGGGATCCGGCGCCCGACGCCGCCGAGGCCGCCCGCACCTATATCGCCGAGATGCTGCCGGATCTGGCGGCCGCGGACCTGCTGGGCGGCCGCGCCCCGGACGCGGTGCTGGAGCGGATCCGCGTCGCCCCGGACATGGCCACCGCCGTCCGCGGCGCCCGCCACATTCAGGAAAGCGCCCCCGAGGATCTGCTTCTGAAGACCGCGCTCTTCGCCGAGCTCGACGCTCTGGCCGATCCCGGCGCGGTGATCGCAAGCTCCTCCTCGGCGCTTCTGCCTTCGGCCTTCACCGAGGGGCTGGCAGGGGCGGGCCGCTGCCTCGTCGCCCATCCGGTCAATCCGCCGCACCTCATTCCGCTGGTCGAGCTGGTGCCGGCGCCGTGGACCGACGAGGAGACGCTGGCCCGGACCGAGACGCTCATGCGCGAGATCGGCCAGAGCCCGGTGCGGCTCGAGCGCGAGGTGGACGGCTTCCTGCTGAACCGGATCCAGGCCGCGGTGCTCGACGAGGCCTTCCGGCTGGTCGATGCGGGCCTCGCCTCGGCCGATGCGGTGGATGCCTGCCTCCGCGACGGTCTGGCGCTGCGCTGGGTCTTCATGGGGCCGTTCGAGACCATCGACCTCAACGCGCCCGAGGGCGTGCGCGACTATGTCGCCCGCTACCAGCCGATGTTCCGCAGGCTCACCGACACGATGCGGGAAAGCGCCGACTGGTCCGGCCCGGTGCTCGACCGGATCGAGGCCGACCGCCGCGCGCGCCTGCCGCAGGAGGCGCTGCGCGCCCGGCAGATGTGGCGCGACCGCCGGCTGATGGCGCTCGCCGCCTTCCGCCGCCAATCCCTGCAATCCTAG